Proteins from a genomic interval of Buchnera aphidicola (Brachycaudus cardui):
- the cysD gene encoding sulfate adenylyltransferase subunit CysD translates to MFTKNTTHLHQLESESIYIMREVMAEFQNPVMLYSIGKDSSVMLHLAKKAFYPGNLPFPLLHIDTGWKFKEMYQFRDHIANTSNIELIVHCNSKGKLLGLNPFEHGGSKYTDIMKTEGLKEAINKYNFDAAFGGARRDEEKSRSKERIYSFRDSFHQWDPKKQRPELWWNYNGQINKGENIRIFPLSNWTELDIWQYIFLEKIEIVPLYFASIRSVLERDGALIMIDDTRINLHPNEVIKEKLVRFRTLGCWPLTSAIESEAKTLEEVIEETLIVKTSERTGRTIDYDQKSSMELKKRQGYF, encoded by the coding sequence ATGTTTACAAAAAATACGACTCATTTGCATCAATTAGAATCAGAAAGTATTTATATTATGCGAGAAGTAATGGCAGAATTTCAAAATCCTGTTATGTTGTATTCTATTGGTAAAGATTCTTCAGTAATGTTACATCTTGCAAAAAAAGCTTTTTACCCTGGCAATTTACCTTTTCCTTTATTACATATAGATACTGGATGGAAGTTTAAAGAGATGTATCAATTTAGAGATCATATTGCTAATACTTCTAATATAGAATTAATAGTACATTGTAATTCAAAAGGAAAATTATTGGGTTTAAATCCTTTTGAACACGGAGGAAGCAAATATACTGATATCATGAAGACAGAAGGTTTAAAAGAAGCTATAAATAAATATAATTTTGATGCTGCTTTTGGTGGAGCAAGACGAGATGAAGAAAAATCGAGATCTAAAGAACGTATTTATTCTTTTCGTGATTCTTTTCATCAATGGGATCCAAAAAAACAACGTCCTGAATTATGGTGGAATTATAATGGACAGATAAACAAAGGAGAAAACATTCGTATATTTCCACTATCTAATTGGACTGAACTGGATATTTGGCAGTATATTTTTTTAGAAAAAATTGAAATTGTTCCTCTTTATTTTGCTTCTATACGTTCAGTTTTAGAAAGAGATGGTGCATTAATAATGATTGATGACACACGTATTAATCTTCATCCTAATGAAGTAATAAAAGAAAAATTAGTGAGATTTCGTACTTTAGGATGCTGGCCTTTAACTAGCGCTATTGAATCAGAAGCTAAAACTCTTGAAGAAGTTATTGAAGAAACTTTAATAGTAAAAACTAGCGAAAGGACAGGTCGAACTATTGATTATGATCAAAAAAGCTCAATGGAATTGAAAAAAAGACAAGGTTATTTTTAA
- the cysG gene encoding siroheme synthase CysG, with amino-acid sequence MNYLPIFVDLKNKNVLVIGAGEVAFNKITLLLRAQAKVNVIARELSSEVNFLLYQKKIVWLSKEFSTFFLNKVFLVISATNDIQLNEYIFNVCNDYSILVNIVDQKAKCSFIFPSIIDRSPIIIAISSGGTAPVLLRVLREKIEAILPMRIGEVAKIAGKWREKIKQHFSNFLDRRRFWEKLFKSIFIEYVLNGKQNKAISFLKDSINNINNTSLKGEVILVGAGPGDSGLLTLRGLQVLQQADVVLYDYLISGEVLDLIRRDAKRICVGKRAGLKNISQDEINKLLICLAQEGKKVVRLKGGDPFVFGRGGEEIEAVKNAGLDFQVVPGITASIGIAAYTGIPLTHRKYAQGVIFITGHKSNNGFLNNWKVLSDASYTLVVYMGTVQATDISKKLIKFGRLKSTPIAIVSKGTTINQKIIIGRLDEVEKMITFTTTPSLLIIGEVVLLHKKFSWFKN; translated from the coding sequence GTGAATTATCTTCCTATTTTTGTAGATTTAAAAAATAAAAATGTCTTAGTAATTGGTGCTGGAGAAGTAGCATTTAATAAGATTACACTACTGCTTCGAGCACAAGCTAAAGTTAATGTTATTGCAAGAGAATTATCTTCTGAAGTAAATTTTCTTTTGTATCAAAAGAAAATTGTTTGGTTATCTAAAGAATTTAGTACGTTTTTTTTAAATAAAGTATTTTTAGTAATTTCGGCTACAAATGACATTCAATTAAATGAATATATATTTAATGTGTGTAATGATTATTCTATATTAGTGAATATAGTTGATCAAAAAGCAAAATGTTCTTTTATTTTTCCTTCTATTATTGATCGTTCTCCGATAATTATAGCTATTTCTTCTGGAGGTACAGCTCCTGTTTTATTACGTGTTTTACGTGAAAAAATTGAAGCAATATTACCTATGAGAATAGGTGAAGTAGCTAAAATTGCAGGTAAATGGAGAGAGAAAATTAAACAACATTTTTCTAATTTTTTAGATAGACGTCGTTTTTGGGAAAAATTATTTAAAAGTATTTTTATTGAATATGTACTCAATGGAAAACAAAACAAAGCAATTAGTTTTTTAAAAGACAGTATTAATAATATTAATAATACTTCTCTGAAGGGTGAAGTTATATTAGTAGGTGCGGGTCCAGGAGATAGTGGTTTATTAACGCTTAGAGGATTGCAAGTACTACAGCAAGCAGACGTAGTCTTATATGATTATTTAATTTCAGGAGAAGTTTTAGATTTAATTCGTCGTGATGCAAAACGTATTTGTGTTGGAAAACGAGCTGGTTTAAAAAATATTTCACAAGATGAAATTAATAAACTATTAATATGTTTAGCACAAGAAGGGAAAAAAGTAGTACGTTTAAAAGGTGGAGATCCTTTTGTTTTTGGGCGTGGCGGTGAAGAAATAGAAGCAGTAAAAAATGCGGGTCTTGATTTTCAGGTAGTTCCAGGTATTACTGCTTCTATTGGTATAGCAGCATATACTGGAATACCACTGACTCATCGTAAATACGCACAAGGTGTAATATTTATTACAGGTCATAAATCTAATAATGGTTTTTTAAATAATTGGAAAGTACTCAGTGATGCTTCTTATACCTTAGTAGTATATATGGGCACTGTTCAAGCGACTGATATTTCTAAAAAACTTATTAAATTTGGTAGATTAAAATCAACACCAATAGCCATTGTTTCAAAAGGCACAACAATTAATCAAAAAATTATTATAGGACGTTTAGATGAAGTGGAAAAAATGATTACATTTACTACTACTCCATCTCTTTTAATTATTGGAGAAGTTGTACTTCTGCATAAAAAATTTTCATGGTTTAAGAATTAA
- a CDS encoding phosphoadenylyl-sulfate reductase translates to MSKFNIKNIELLNSQEKNDILSELNLLISNYSTEERISWALRNLPCTHVMSSSFGIQSVVLLHLIITQKPDIPVILIDTGYLFPQTYNFIDFLMKKFNLNLQIFRSKISPAWQEARYGQLWTKGIKGINFYNSINKVQPMNFALKNLSVQTWFAGLRRDQSKSRKLLSFLSIQKRVFKVLPILDWSNDKIAEYLKINNLDIHPLSKEGYSSIGDIHTTSKHISGMLEEETRFFGLKRECGLHENEI, encoded by the coding sequence ATGTCCAAATTTAATATTAAGAATATTGAATTATTAAATTCTCAAGAAAAAAATGATATTTTGTCTGAATTAAATCTTCTAATATCAAATTATTCTACCGAAGAGCGTATTTCTTGGGCTTTAAGAAATTTACCATGTACACATGTCATGTCATCTAGTTTCGGTATTCAATCAGTAGTTTTATTGCATCTTATTATTACACAAAAACCTGATATTCCTGTTATTTTGATTGATACAGGTTATTTATTTCCTCAAACATATAATTTTATTGATTTTTTAATGAAAAAATTTAATTTAAATTTACAAATTTTTAGATCAAAAATATCTCCAGCATGGCAAGAAGCACGATATGGACAATTATGGACAAAAGGAATAAAAGGAATTAATTTTTATAATAGTATTAATAAAGTACAACCGATGAATTTTGCTTTAAAAAATTTATCAGTGCAAACATGGTTTGCTGGATTACGTCGTGATCAATCAAAAAGTCGAAAATTATTATCTTTTCTTTCTATTCAAAAAAGAGTTTTTAAAGTACTTCCTATATTAGATTGGTCTAATGATAAAATAGCCGAATATTTAAAAATAAATAATTTAGATATTCATCCATTATCAAAAGAGGGATATTCTTCTATTGGAGATATACATACTACTTCAAAACATATATCTGGTATGTTAGAAGAAGAAACTCGTTTTTTTGGACTAAAACGTGAATGTGGTTTACATGAAAATGAAATTTAA
- the cysI gene encoding assimilatory sulfite reductase (NADPH) hemoprotein subunit → MNKNNKKIDSIKKVTDAERIKKNSNYLRGTIVEDLKNDITNSFSGDNFSLIRFHGMYQQDDRDLRLERHEQKLEPRYAMMLRCRLPGGVIKAKKWLEIDSCASENTLYGTIRLTNRQTFQFHGILKNKLKDVHKILHQIELDSLATANDVNRNVLCTSNPMQSLIHQEAYEWARKISEFLLPHTKAYAEIWLDQKKISTTDKEPILGETYLPRKFKTTVVVPPYNDVDLYANDMNFIAIIENNAIIGFNVLIGGGLSFTHGNKHTWPFLATEIGYISVKNTLLFAESIVTTQRDWGDRTDRSNAKTRYTINKFGLERFKKEIEARSGINFEPIRPYQFIDRGDRFGWMKDIHNNWNLTLFIQNGRIYDNNDQLLKSGLCKIASIHNGNFRITSNQNIIISEIPHNNKDEIEKIAVSYGLMNKISNLRQNSMSCVSFPTCPLAMAEAERMLSHFVTQLESIMLECGVEEETIILRISGCPNGCGRSLLAEVGLIGKSIGRYNLYIGGNRIGSRIPKIYKENITEKEILVHLKFLITLWSNERINKEDFGDFVIRKEIVKEIINPIYDFWS, encoded by the coding sequence ATGAATAAAAATAATAAAAAGATAGATTCAATAAAAAAAGTTACTGATGCAGAGCGTATCAAAAAAAACAGCAATTATCTTAGAGGAACAATTGTTGAAGATTTAAAAAATGATATTACTAATAGTTTTAGTGGAGATAATTTTTCTCTTATTCGATTTCATGGTATGTATCAACAAGATGATCGTGATTTACGTTTGGAACGTCATGAACAAAAATTAGAACCACGTTATGCCATGATGCTTCGTTGTCGATTACCAGGAGGTGTTATTAAAGCAAAAAAATGGTTAGAAATTGATTCTTGTGCAAGTGAGAATACATTATATGGTACAATACGACTTACAAATCGTCAAACTTTTCAATTTCATGGTATTTTAAAAAATAAATTGAAAGATGTACATAAAATACTACATCAAATAGAATTAGATTCTTTAGCAACAGCTAACGATGTCAATAGAAATGTACTTTGTACTTCTAATCCAATGCAATCTTTAATTCATCAAGAAGCTTATGAGTGGGCTCGAAAAATTTCAGAATTTTTATTGCCACATACTAAAGCTTATGCAGAAATTTGGCTAGATCAAAAAAAAATTTCTACAACAGATAAAGAGCCTATTTTAGGTGAAACTTATTTACCAAGAAAATTTAAGACAACTGTTGTAGTTCCTCCATATAATGATGTAGATTTATATGCAAATGATATGAATTTCATTGCTATTATAGAAAATAATGCAATAATTGGATTCAATGTTTTAATAGGTGGAGGTTTATCCTTTACTCATGGAAATAAGCATACTTGGCCATTTCTTGCAACAGAAATTGGTTATATATCTGTAAAAAATACTTTGTTATTTGCTGAATCTATAGTTACAACACAGCGAGATTGGGGTGATCGTACTGATCGATCGAATGCAAAAACTAGGTATACTATAAATAAATTTGGTTTAGAACGTTTTAAAAAAGAAATAGAAGCACGTTCTGGTATAAATTTTGAACCTATTCGTCCTTATCAATTTATAGATAGGGGAGATAGATTTGGATGGATGAAAGATATTCATAATAATTGGAATTTAACATTATTTATTCAAAATGGACGTATATATGATAATAATGATCAATTATTAAAATCTGGATTATGCAAAATAGCCAGTATTCATAATGGTAATTTTAGAATAACATCTAATCAAAATATTATTATTTCTGAAATACCTCACAATAATAAAGATGAAATAGAAAAAATAGCTGTGTCATACGGATTAATGAATAAAATTAGTAATTTACGTCAAAATTCTATGTCATGTGTTTCATTTCCTACTTGTCCTTTAGCTATGGCTGAAGCCGAACGTATGTTATCTCATTTTGTCACTCAATTAGAATCTATTATGTTAGAGTGTGGTGTAGAAGAGGAAACTATTATTTTACGTATTTCTGGTTGTCCAAATGGTTGTGGACGATCCTTATTAGCTGAAGTTGGTTTAATTGGAAAATCTATAGGTCGATATAATTTATATATAGGAGGAAATCGCATTGGCAGTCGGATTCCGAAAATTTATAAGGAAAACATTACTGAAAAAGAAATATTAGTTCATTTAAAATTTTTAATTACACTTTGGTCTAATGAAAGAATAAACAAAGAAGATTTTGGAGATTTTGTTATTAGAAAAGAAATTGTTAAAGAAATTATTAACCCTATTTATGATTTTTGGAGTTAG